The genome window GGAACGCGGTCAACGCTTCGCGCGAGAGCGATCCGTAGGTGACCGCGCAGGTCGCGACGCCCGCGGCGCGGCCCGCAAGGATGTCCGCATCGGTGTCGCCAACCATCAGGGTCTCCGCCGGCGACCAGGCAAGGGCGCGCAGGACCGCAAGGATGACATCGGGTGCGGGTTTGAACGGGATATTCTCGCTCCCCTGCAACAGGTCGAACATCCCGGTGATGCCGAAGTGCTCGGTCGCCCGCAGGATCCCCTGTCCCTTCTTCGTGGATGCGACCGCAAGCCGGTGTCCGTGTTTCCGGAGCTCATCAAGAGTCTCCCTGACCCCCGGGAACAACGTCGTTGTCTTCAGCGCGCGGGGCGGATAGTACTCGGCGTAATGCGCGATCGCCTCCGGGATGCGGTGATGCTCCGGGGGCGGGAGGACGCGCGCAAAGGTCTCGTGCAGGGACTTGCCGATCAGAGGATAGAGGTCCTCCTCACGCAACGTATGCACGCCGAGTTGCTGCAGCGACCACACCTGCGCACCGGCAATATCGCGCCGTGAATCGGTCAGGGTCCCGTCAAAATCGAATATGATGTTCCGGAACGTCATGGCGTGGCCCCGTTCAACGGAGA of Ignavibacteriota bacterium contains these proteins:
- a CDS encoding HAD-IA family hydrolase yields the protein MTFRNIIFDFDGTLTDSRRDIAGAQVWSLQQLGVHTLREEDLYPLIGKSLHETFARVLPPPEHHRIPEAIAHYAEYYPPRALKTTTLFPGVRETLDELRKHGHRLAVASTKKGQGILRATEHFGITGMFDLLQGSENIPFKPAPDVILAVLRALAWSPAETLMVGDTDADILAGRAAGVATCAVTYGSLSREALTAFRPDHMLDTITGVLQIAQTGEPRMAYDTPHERQAS